Proteins from a single region of Haloarcula laminariae:
- a CDS encoding DsbA family oxidoreductase produces the protein MSEQQANQRITVYSDYVCPFCYLGRASLEQYQETREEPLEIDWRPFDLRSGQRRADGTIDHSVDTGKDEEYFEEAKEGVRRLQAKYDVEMDLDMATDIDSLPAQIVSYALKQSEDYETWLAFDEAVLDALWRDGRDIGDADVLADIADSVGIDSERVGELLADETHRQAVHEQFQRAQQQGVTGVPTFAYDGHAARGAVPPAQLERLVDGV, from the coding sequence ATGAGTGAACAACAAGCGAACCAGCGGATAACCGTGTACTCGGACTACGTCTGCCCGTTCTGCTATCTCGGCCGGGCGTCGCTAGAGCAGTATCAGGAGACGCGCGAGGAGCCACTGGAGATAGACTGGCGCCCGTTCGACCTCCGGAGCGGACAGCGCCGCGCGGACGGCACCATCGACCACAGCGTCGACACCGGGAAAGACGAGGAGTACTTCGAGGAGGCCAAGGAGGGCGTGCGCCGGCTGCAGGCGAAGTACGACGTGGAGATGGACCTCGACATGGCGACGGACATCGACTCGCTGCCCGCGCAAATCGTCTCCTACGCGCTCAAACAGAGCGAGGACTACGAGACGTGGCTGGCCTTCGACGAGGCGGTGCTCGACGCGCTCTGGCGGGACGGGCGCGACATCGGGGACGCCGACGTGCTGGCCGACATCGCCGACTCGGTCGGCATCGACTCCGAGCGCGTCGGTGAGCTACTCGCCGACGAGACGCACCGCCAGGCGGTCCACGAGCAGTTCCAGCGGGCCCAGCAACAGGGCGTCACCGGCGTTCCGACGTTCGCCTACGACGGCCACGCCGCCCGCGGGGCGGTGCCGCCGGCACAGCTCGAACGGCTGGTCGACGGCGTCTGA
- a CDS encoding ferritin-like domain-containing protein, which yields MANDRVIELLRKAYSDEIETVMNYQTNAIVLDGVRAEEIKESLQTDIQEELGHAELLGQRLKQLGAQPPGSAEFVARQDSLQPPEESTDVISVIEGVLDAEEDAIGTYRDLIDAAEDNDDPVTEDIAVTILSDEEAHRTEFQGFRKEYRSD from the coding sequence ATGGCGAACGACCGCGTCATCGAACTGCTGCGGAAGGCGTACAGCGACGAGATAGAGACCGTGATGAACTACCAGACGAACGCCATCGTCCTCGACGGCGTCCGCGCCGAGGAGATAAAAGAGAGCCTCCAGACCGACATCCAGGAGGAACTGGGCCACGCCGAGCTGCTGGGCCAGCGGCTGAAACAACTGGGCGCCCAGCCGCCGGGGTCGGCGGAGTTCGTCGCCCGGCAGGACTCGCTACAGCCCCCGGAGGAGTCGACCGACGTCATCTCGGTCATCGAGGGCGTCCTCGACGCCGAGGAGGACGCCATCGGGACCTATCGGGACCTCATCGACGCGGCCGAGGACAACGACGACCCCGTCACAGAGGACATCGCCGTGACCATCCTCTCCGACGAGGAGGCCCACCGGACGGAGTTCCAGGGCTTCCGCAAGGAGTACCGCAGCGACTAG
- a CDS encoding PRC-barrel domain containing protein: MAQTQLTEADEGKKVVNHDGDEIGVISGFRGGQAYVDPDSGMTDKIMSSLGWNEVDDDDYALNPDQVAEVTDDEVRLTSEL, encoded by the coding sequence ATGGCACAAACCCAACTCACCGAAGCGGACGAGGGGAAGAAGGTAGTTAACCACGACGGGGACGAGATAGGCGTCATCTCGGGCTTTCGGGGCGGACAGGCCTACGTCGACCCGGATTCCGGCATGACGGACAAGATAATGTCCTCGCTGGGGTGGAACGAGGTCGACGACGACGACTACGCGCTCAACCCCGACCAGGTCGCCGAAGTAACTGACGACGAGGTCCGCCTCACATCCGAGCTGTAA